GCTGATTGGCATGATATAGAGCAATACGGCGAACCTCCATAATCAGAAACCAGAAGCTAAAGAAAACTAAGGATTAGAAACCTGAAATCTCTCCGCCAAATACGCGCACTGCCGGCCCGCTCAGCCACACATTGGTGAAGCCGCCATCGGGGCGCGGCTCGAACGCTACTTCGAGCAGGCCGCCGGGGGTGCTTAGGGTTACTGGGGAGGCGGCCCCGCGGCCCGCGGCGGCGAGCGCGACGGCCGTGACGCCGGTGCCGCAGCTTAGGGTTTCGTTTTCTACCCCCCGTTCGTAAGTGCGCACGGGCCAGGGCTGGGCGAGGTCGGCGGGCACCTCCACAAAGTTGACGTTGGTGCCGGCCGGGTCGTAGGCTTGGTCGTATCGAATGTCGTGGCCCTGGCTATACACGTCGAACTCGGCTAGCGAAGGATGTTCCTCTGCATCCAGAAAGTGGATGTGGTGGGGCGAACCAGTGTGCAGAAATACATCGTGCTCCCCTACCCCCCCCGGCTGGGCCGGGGCCACGTCAATCATGCGCAGGCGCACCGTGCCGTCGGCTTCCACACGGGCATCATGCGGACCATCCACAGCCAGGAAATGGGCTTTATTTTCAATGATATTCAAGTACTTAGCAAACGCTACCAGGCAGCGCCCGCCATTGCCGCACATGCTACTGGGGTAGCCATCGGCGTTGAAATACACCATCTCGAAGTCATAGCCTGCCCGCTCGCGCAGCAGCATCAGGCCATCGGCCCCGATGCCAAAGTGGCGGTGGCACAGCGCGGCAATGCGCGGCTGGTCGGTTTCGGCGAAGAGCCGGGCGCGGTCGTCGAGGATAATAAAGTCATTGCCGGTGCCTTGGTATTTATGAAAAGTCATGGGGAGGGGTAGCGCGGAGGTAGCCGCCCCACGAAGTTACCGGTACGGACGGTGGCGGTGCTGCAACCGCCGCTCCCAGCGCTTGCGCCGGGGCGAGGAGATACTGCCGCGCAAGTACTTCTCCATGACCAAAGCGGCGCAGGGCGCGGCGGCGGTGGCCCCGAAGCCCGCGTTTTCGAGGTACACGGCAATGGCGATGCGAGGGTGGTCAGCGGGGGCGAAACCTACGAACGTAGCATGGTCGTCGCCCTCGTCGTTCTGCACGGTGCCGGTTTTGCCGGCCACGGCAATGCCCACGTCGGCCAGGCTGGAGGCTTCGGCGGTGCCGCCACGGTGCATCACGGCCAGCATGCCGGGTAGCAGAGCCGCAAAGTTGGCGCTATCAACCAGCGTGTAGTGCCGGACCTTGAAGCGCGGCAGCGGCTGGCCGGTGTTGCCGATGCTGCGCACAAAATGGGGCGTCATATACCAACCTTTATTGGCGATAATGGCTACCATATTAGCCATTTGCAAACCTGTCAGGTTAATCTCGCCCTGCCCGATACTCAGCGAATAAATGGAGCGAAACGTCCAGTTGCGGGTGCGGCGCACCTTGTCGTAGTAGGCGGGGGTAGGCAAAAAGCCGGGGCTTTCGCGGGGCAGGTCCACGCCCAGCAGCGTATCGAGGCCAAACGACTTGGCCAGACGGCGCCAGGCGGCCAGGTTGGCGTGGCGGGCCACCACGGTATCGGTGGCTAAGCTATCGGGCACGCGGTTGATAACCGCGCGCAGCACCTGGTAGAAGTACGGGTTGCAGCTGTACTGCAAGGCCATCGTCAGGTTGCGGGCCTCGCGGTGATAGTGCACGCAGGTGATGAGCGACTGGTCGCAGGCAAAGCCCGTGCCGGAGGTAATAGCCCCGAGCTGCAAGGCAATGGCGGCGTTCACGAGCTTGAACACCGAACCGGGCGGGTTGGCCAGCATGGCGGGGCGGTTGAGCAGGGGCATATCCTCGTCTTCCAGCAGCTCGCGGCGGGTGCCCGTCCGGTCGGGGTCGGTGAGCAGGGCGGGCGCGTAGGCGGGGGCCGATACCGAGCACAAGATTTCGCCGGTGCGCGGGTCGAGGGCCACCAGGTAGCCTTTGCGGCCGCCCAGCAGGCTTTCGGCGTAGGCTTGCAGCTTGCTG
The genomic region above belongs to Hymenobacter psoromatis and contains:
- the dapF gene encoding diaminopimelate epimerase gives rise to the protein MTFHKYQGTGNDFIILDDRARLFAETDQPRIAALCHRHFGIGADGLMLLRERAGYDFEMVYFNADGYPSSMCGNGGRCLVAFAKYLNIIENKAHFLAVDGPHDARVEADGTVRLRMIDVAPAQPGGVGEHDVFLHTGSPHHIHFLDAEEHPSLAEFDVYSQGHDIRYDQAYDPAGTNVNFVEVPADLAQPWPVRTYERGVENETLSCGTGVTAVALAAAGRGAASPVTLSTPGGLLEVAFEPRPDGGFTNVWLSGPAVRVFGGEISGF
- a CDS encoding peptidoglycan D,D-transpeptidase FtsI family protein, with protein sequence MLACSSPDTSSPPAAEAYTQQRIVTPAPTHRGRLLDRHDSVLVATRPVDLLTLFPRPGLDSASAVQLNYLLGWSDSTLERRIAATLPYAGARPRGPVELVLTPAEAGRVRRYLDEWPQLSLSQRTQLITYTGRTAAAVLGYTPASAQGFLNQARRYQRGRFYRLRTGGLESYYNGILTGHRGYLHPLLDAQGRRHGSWAADTAFQQGQDLHLSLDSKLQAYAESLLGGRKGYLVALDPRTGEILCSVSAPAYAPALLTDPDRTGTRRELLEDEDMPLLNRPAMLANPPGSVFKLVNAAIALQLGAITSGTGFACDQSLITCVHYHREARNLTMALQYSCNPYFYQVLRAVINRVPDSLATDTVVARHANLAAWRRLAKSFGLDTLLGVDLPRESPGFLPTPAYYDKVRRTRNWTFRSIYSLSIGQGEINLTGLQMANMVAIIANKGWYMTPHFVRSIGNTGQPLPRFKVRHYTLVDSANFAALLPGMLAVMHRGGTAEASSLADVGIAVAGKTGTVQNDEGDDHATFVGFAPADHPRIAIAVYLENAGFGATAAAPCAALVMEKYLRGSISSPRRKRWERRLQHRHRPYR